A part of Citrifermentans bremense genomic DNA contains:
- a CDS encoding ABC transporter permease encodes MAREETPQEILIEPDAPALHYWRDLWRYRELLWFLVWRDILVRYKQTAVGVLWTLLRPLLAMAAFTVVFGVLAKMPSGAVPYPLLVFAGLLPWTFFSNALSESSASLIGNANLLTKVYFPRLIVPLGSILASLVDLVISLLLMVGLMLWYGFLPDWRIAALPLFLFLCCLSVCGAGLWCAALNVKYRDFRYLVPFLLQFGLYVSPVGFSTTVVPGSWRLLYSLNPMVGVIDGFRWALLGGRGEIFWPGVALSTLLSLLLLCTGLWFFRRTERTMADVI; translated from the coding sequence ATGGCAAGAGAAGAAACCCCACAAGAAATCCTGATCGAGCCCGACGCGCCTGCGCTGCATTACTGGCGCGACCTCTGGCGGTACCGGGAGCTGCTCTGGTTCCTGGTCTGGCGCGACATCCTGGTGCGCTACAAGCAGACCGCCGTGGGGGTGCTCTGGACCTTGCTGCGGCCGCTGCTCGCCATGGCGGCCTTCACAGTTGTCTTTGGCGTCCTGGCCAAGATGCCTTCCGGGGCGGTCCCGTACCCCCTGCTGGTCTTCGCCGGGCTGCTTCCCTGGACCTTTTTCAGCAACGCCCTCTCGGAGAGTTCCGCTTCGCTCATCGGCAACGCCAATCTGCTCACCAAGGTCTACTTCCCGCGCCTGATCGTGCCCCTGGGGAGCATCCTGGCAAGCCTGGTCGACCTCGTCATCTCCTTGCTCCTGATGGTGGGACTGATGCTCTGGTACGGCTTCCTGCCGGACTGGCGCATAGCCGCGCTCCCGTTGTTCCTGTTTCTTTGCTGTCTCTCCGTATGCGGTGCGGGGCTATGGTGCGCCGCGCTCAACGTGAAGTACCGCGACTTTCGTTACCTTGTCCCCTTCCTGCTCCAGTTCGGGCTCTACGTCTCCCCGGTTGGATTTTCCACCACGGTGGTCCCCGGTTCCTGGCGCCTTCTCTACTCGCTCAACCCCATGGTCGGGGTCATCGATGGCTTCCGCTGGGCGCTTTTGGGCGGCAGGGGAGAGATATTCTGGCCCGGCGTGGCCCTCTCCACGCTTCTCTCCCTACTTCTTCTATGCACCGGCCTGTGGTTCTTCCGCAGGACCGAGCGCACCATGGCGGACGTGATATGA
- a CDS encoding glycosyltransferase, which translates to MDREDLLLKLSGKKVIFVFGNLELGGGERQGLLLARRLRDLCGCDVQVWGLGAAPGRVSQLCEASGIPWKCLGLQWRFGVRHAPANIALLSRLALLLRREKPDLLLPYTFLPNLLCGLSWRFTGARLCVWNQRDAGFFLDSGLWHRLAVRLTPRFIANSEQGRQALQDAYGLQGRPVAVIANGVVLDAPQAAREEWRTRLGVPKDAFLACMLGNIHGYKDHATLLRGWRHFLDNVHPDARGRVVLVLAGRHDDGYQALQGLVESLRLQDSVLFAGAVSDVAGLLYACDLCVHSAVSEGLPNAVLEAMAAGLPVVASDIPGVREAVGPQGYRFLAPSGDAELLGERVAELFCDEALRSRLGEAMRRRAEGEFSVSRMFDLTTGFIGEGWPDP; encoded by the coding sequence ATGGATAGGGAAGACCTGCTCTTAAAGCTCAGCGGCAAGAAGGTGATCTTCGTCTTTGGAAACCTGGAGCTGGGAGGTGGAGAGCGCCAGGGGCTCCTTCTGGCCCGCCGGCTGCGCGACCTTTGCGGCTGCGACGTGCAGGTCTGGGGGCTGGGCGCAGCACCGGGAAGGGTGTCGCAGCTGTGCGAGGCGTCTGGGATACCCTGGAAATGCCTGGGGCTGCAGTGGCGCTTCGGGGTAAGGCACGCCCCGGCCAACATCGCCCTCCTTTCCAGGTTGGCCTTGCTGTTAAGGCGCGAGAAGCCCGACTTGCTGCTTCCTTACACCTTCCTGCCCAACCTGCTGTGCGGGCTCTCCTGGAGGTTTACCGGTGCGCGCCTTTGCGTCTGGAACCAGCGCGACGCCGGCTTCTTCCTGGATAGTGGGTTGTGGCACAGGCTCGCGGTGCGCCTTACCCCGCGTTTCATAGCCAACTCGGAACAGGGAAGACAGGCGCTGCAGGACGCGTATGGCCTGCAGGGGCGCCCGGTGGCGGTGATTGCGAACGGTGTGGTGCTGGACGCCCCCCAGGCGGCACGCGAAGAATGGCGGACGAGGCTCGGGGTGCCGAAAGACGCCTTTCTCGCCTGCATGCTGGGCAACATCCACGGTTATAAGGACCATGCCACGCTGCTGAGGGGGTGGAGGCACTTCCTTGATAACGTCCACCCTGACGCCCGGGGCAGGGTGGTGCTTGTCCTTGCGGGACGGCACGACGATGGGTACCAGGCGCTACAAGGCCTGGTGGAGTCGCTTCGCCTGCAGGATAGCGTCCTTTTCGCCGGGGCGGTAAGTGACGTGGCCGGGCTGCTGTACGCCTGCGACCTGTGCGTTCACAGCGCAGTGAGCGAAGGTCTTCCCAATGCCGTGCTGGAGGCGATGGCTGCCGGACTGCCGGTCGTCGCGTCCGATATCCCGGGGGTACGCGAGGCGGTGGGGCCCCAAGGGTATCGTTTCCTAGCCCCCAGCGGCGATGCGGAACTCCTTGGGGAGCGGGTAGCTGAACTTTTTTGCGACGAAGCGTTGCGCTCCCGCCTGGGGGAGGCTATGCGCAGGCGGGCCGAGGGGGAATTCTCCGTTTCCCGGATGTTCGACCTCACCACCGGTTTTATCGGTGAAGGGTGGCCTGACCCGTGA
- a CDS encoding class I SAM-dependent methyltransferase, which produces MAEVVVSEMDREFLALIRSNIRTFLTGAARRHAVEPALLLDIAPQVHEGARPFFPAGITVESFDIDPGSGCTYIGDICRRNDFIADGTFDYVVCTEVLEHTLQPFDAVDEILRILKPGGMLFLSVPFNFRIHGPLPDCWRFTEHGLRALLKNYDILELDQVETAGRPLMPVQYTVVARKR; this is translated from the coding sequence ATGGCCGAGGTCGTGGTCAGCGAGATGGACCGGGAATTCCTGGCGCTCATCCGCAGCAACATCAGGACTTTTTTAACCGGCGCCGCGCGGCGCCATGCGGTCGAGCCCGCGCTTTTGCTCGATATAGCGCCGCAGGTTCACGAGGGGGCCCGACCCTTCTTCCCGGCAGGGATAACCGTCGAGAGCTTCGACATCGATCCCGGCTCCGGATGCACCTACATCGGGGACATCTGCCGTCGAAACGATTTTATCGCGGACGGGACTTTCGACTACGTGGTCTGTACCGAGGTGCTCGAACACACACTCCAGCCTTTCGACGCGGTGGACGAGATACTGCGCATCCTAAAGCCTGGGGGGATGCTTTTTCTCAGCGTGCCGTTCAACTTCCGTATCCACGGGCCGCTGCCTGACTGCTGGCGTTTCACCGAGCACGGCCTGCGAGCCCTGCTGAAAAACTACGACATCCTCGAGTTGGACCAGGTGGAGACGGCAGGGCGCCCCCTGATGCCGGTCCAGTACACCGTGGTAGCGCGCAAGAGGTAG
- a CDS encoding ATP-grasp domain-containing protein → MKKFNVLVFPGGTEIGLEVHRSLHLCKEVTLFSAGTAVSNHAPYVFARHATIRSIFEPGWIDDLNRVIAEFAIDYIFPAYDDVIVALAENAAKIQARIVTSPLDTCLVARSKSRTYNRLADAVPTPALHAGPESVSSYPVFVKPDQGQGAQDTHRADSPQQLLRLLQERPGRIALEYLPGREYTVDCFSDREAGLLFCSGRERVRMKSGIAMSSRVSKEQEIFAEYAAKIASRLAFHGAWFFQLKEDREGVLKLLEVAPRIAGTMALHRVLGVNFPLLSLYEQERMPLTIMTNGGEVEIDRSLVNRYRHDVDFSTAYIDLDDTLILNHRVNLQVVAFIYQCLNNGKKVVLLTKHEGDLAATLARHRLAGLFCEIVHLKKNDAKADFIREGDAILIDDSFSERKVATERLGIKTFDCSMLEMLMDGRN, encoded by the coding sequence ATGAAGAAGTTCAACGTCCTCGTGTTCCCTGGGGGAACGGAAATAGGGCTGGAGGTCCACAGAAGCCTTCACCTCTGCAAGGAGGTGACGCTTTTCTCGGCCGGGACGGCCGTCTCGAACCACGCCCCCTACGTGTTCGCCAGGCACGCCACGATCCGCAGCATCTTCGAGCCGGGGTGGATCGACGACTTGAACCGGGTTATCGCCGAGTTTGCCATCGACTACATTTTCCCCGCCTACGACGACGTCATCGTGGCCCTGGCTGAAAACGCGGCGAAGATCCAGGCAAGAATCGTCACTTCCCCTCTCGACACCTGCCTGGTCGCGCGCTCCAAGTCGAGGACCTACAACCGCTTGGCCGATGCGGTCCCGACTCCGGCGCTTCATGCCGGCCCCGAATCGGTGTCCTCCTACCCGGTCTTCGTCAAGCCGGACCAGGGGCAGGGGGCGCAGGACACGCACCGTGCCGACTCCCCGCAGCAGCTGCTGCGGCTTTTGCAGGAGAGGCCCGGGCGCATCGCGCTTGAGTACCTTCCCGGCAGGGAGTACACCGTGGACTGCTTTTCCGACCGCGAGGCCGGCCTTCTTTTTTGCAGCGGGCGCGAACGGGTGAGGATGAAAAGCGGCATCGCCATGAGCAGCAGGGTCTCCAAGGAACAGGAGATCTTCGCCGAATACGCCGCGAAGATCGCATCGCGGCTTGCCTTTCACGGTGCCTGGTTCTTTCAGCTCAAGGAGGACCGCGAAGGAGTGCTGAAACTGCTCGAGGTCGCGCCGCGGATCGCCGGGACCATGGCCCTGCACCGGGTGTTGGGGGTGAATTTCCCGCTTTTAAGCCTTTACGAGCAGGAGCGCATGCCGCTTACCATCATGACCAACGGCGGCGAGGTTGAGATCGACCGCTCGCTGGTCAACCGGTACCGGCACGACGTCGACTTCAGCACCGCCTACATAGACCTGGACGACACCCTGATCCTGAACCACCGGGTGAACCTCCAGGTGGTTGCCTTCATCTACCAGTGCCTCAACAACGGCAAGAAGGTGGTCCTTCTTACCAAGCACGAGGGCGATCTTGCCGCGACCCTAGCCAGGCACCGTCTCGCCGGGCTTTTTTGCGAGATCGTCCACCTGAAAAAGAACGATGCCAAGGCGGATTTTATCAGGGAAGGGGACGCCATATTGATCGATGACAGTTTCAGCGAGAGGAAGGTGGCCACGGAGCGGCTTGGCATCAAGACCTTTGATTGCAGCATGCTGGAGATGCTTATGGACGGGAGGAACTGA
- a CDS encoding glycosyltransferase, whose amino-acid sequence MKLSVLIITYNHEKFIAQALDSVLMQTVNFDYEIVIGEDCSTDGTRDIVLAYRDAHPDKIRLLLPEKNLGMHRNFVETYRACRGEYLALLDGDDYWSSRDKLQQQVDFLDANPGCAICFHPVAIATAEDPSASVTFPEGFDRAVSTLEDLVVENFIPTCSAVTRGGLITEFPEWFFSLRQGDWPFHVLNAQHGDIGFLNDTMAVYRVHAGGVWSGEKLAPRLEAIVEAYSAINDHLGRKYDHLVRREMARYYYRISRCLEEMGAVGPAREAFWKGLRSSFNAASGRERAVLALKLYAPRLYRFIAGAMQACGGGAGNG is encoded by the coding sequence ATGAAGCTAAGCGTTCTGATCATCACCTACAACCATGAGAAATTCATCGCGCAGGCGCTAGACAGCGTCTTGATGCAGACGGTGAATTTTGATTACGAGATCGTTATTGGGGAGGACTGCTCCACCGACGGCACCCGCGACATCGTGCTGGCTTACCGGGACGCGCACCCCGACAAGATACGCCTGCTCCTGCCGGAGAAGAACCTGGGGATGCACCGTAACTTCGTCGAGACCTACCGCGCCTGCCGTGGAGAATACCTCGCCTTGCTGGACGGTGACGACTACTGGAGCAGCAGGGATAAATTGCAGCAGCAGGTCGATTTTCTCGACGCCAATCCCGGGTGTGCCATCTGCTTTCACCCGGTCGCCATAGCCACTGCCGAAGATCCGTCGGCGTCCGTCACCTTCCCCGAGGGGTTCGACAGGGCGGTGTCGACCCTGGAGGACCTGGTGGTCGAGAACTTCATCCCGACCTGTTCTGCCGTGACGAGAGGCGGGCTCATAACTGAATTCCCCGAGTGGTTTTTCTCCCTGCGCCAGGGGGACTGGCCTTTCCACGTACTGAACGCACAGCACGGGGACATCGGCTTCCTGAACGACACCATGGCCGTCTATCGCGTCCACGCAGGCGGGGTCTGGTCCGGCGAGAAGCTTGCGCCGAGGCTTGAGGCGATCGTCGAGGCTTACAGTGCCATAAACGACCACCTGGGGCGCAAATACGACCACCTGGTGCGGCGCGAGATGGCCCGGTACTACTACAGAATTTCCCGGTGCCTGGAAGAGATGGGGGCAGTCGGGCCAGCCAGAGAGGCGTTTTGGAAAGGTCTCCGCTCGTCTTTCAACGCCGCCAGCGGCAGGGAACGGGCCGTTTTGGCCCTGAAGCTTTACGCACCGCGGCTTTACCGGTTCATCGCCGGAGCCATGCAAGCTTGCGGGGGTGGAGCTGGAAATGGATAG
- a CDS encoding DegT/DnrJ/EryC1/StrS family aminotransferase — protein sequence MPGSDNEAGALALFSAKPAFNETLHVGRPNIGNREEFHRQIDGILDRRWLTNNGECVQELEARLASLLGVKHCIAMCNATVALEITIRALGLKGEVIVPSFTFVATPHSLQWQEITPVFCDIDPLTHNIDPRCVEKLLTPRTTGIIGVHLWGRPCDVEALSEIAQKHNLKLMFDAAHAFNCTRGGRMVGGFGNAEVFSFHATKFFNTLEGGAVATNDDDLAQQIRLMKNFGFAGYDNVVYIGTNGKMNEVSAAFGLVGLENLDQFVAVNRANYQVYRQGLAGVPGISLIAYEEGERNNYQYIVCEVDHASAGISRDALMEVLHAENVVARRYFYPGCHRMEPYRSYFPHAGLLLPHTEALTQRVLLLPTGTAVGPGEIEKICRIIKLAVEHAPEVMRKVTTG from the coding sequence ATGCCAGGATCCGATAACGAAGCCGGCGCTTTGGCGCTCTTCTCGGCAAAACCCGCTTTCAATGAAACGCTACATGTCGGCCGCCCCAACATCGGTAACCGCGAAGAGTTCCACCGGCAGATAGACGGCATCCTCGACCGCCGCTGGCTGACCAACAACGGCGAGTGCGTCCAGGAACTCGAGGCAAGGCTCGCCTCGCTTTTAGGGGTGAAGCACTGCATCGCCATGTGCAACGCCACGGTCGCCCTCGAGATCACCATCCGGGCCCTGGGGCTGAAGGGGGAGGTGATAGTCCCGTCGTTCACCTTCGTTGCCACCCCTCACTCGCTGCAGTGGCAGGAGATAACCCCGGTCTTTTGCGACATCGACCCCCTGACCCACAACATCGACCCCCGCTGCGTGGAGAAACTGCTTACGCCGCGCACTACCGGGATAATCGGCGTCCACCTCTGGGGGCGTCCCTGCGACGTTGAAGCCCTGAGCGAGATAGCGCAAAAGCACAATCTCAAGCTCATGTTCGATGCCGCCCACGCCTTCAACTGCACCCGCGGAGGGCGCATGGTGGGGGGATTCGGCAACGCCGAGGTCTTCAGCTTCCACGCCACCAAGTTCTTCAACACCCTGGAGGGGGGGGCGGTGGCGACCAACGACGACGATCTGGCGCAGCAGATCCGGCTTATGAAAAACTTCGGCTTCGCCGGCTACGACAACGTCGTCTACATCGGCACCAACGGCAAGATGAACGAGGTCTCCGCCGCCTTCGGCCTGGTCGGGCTGGAAAACCTGGACCAGTTCGTGGCGGTCAACCGGGCGAACTATCAGGTTTACCGCCAGGGGCTTGCCGGTGTGCCCGGCATCTCCCTCATCGCCTACGAGGAAGGTGAGCGGAACAACTACCAGTACATCGTCTGCGAGGTGGACCACGCTTCGGCCGGGATCAGCCGCGATGCTCTGATGGAAGTGCTGCATGCCGAAAATGTGGTCGCCCGCCGTTATTTCTACCCTGGGTGCCACCGGATGGAGCCGTACCGCTCCTACTTCCCCCATGCCGGGCTCCTTTTGCCTCACACCGAAGCCCTGACACAAAGAGTCCTGCTGCTGCCGACCGGAACCGCCGTCGGTCCGGGGGAAATCGAAAAGATTTGCCGCATCATCAAACTGGCTGTAGAGCACGCTCCGGAGGTGATGCGGAAGGTGACCACCGGGTGA
- a CDS encoding glycosyltransferase family 4 protein: protein MSIPSGISRRIGEVCRTFLARTRPATAAGKGGKAVPSLVIVDDIFPNLVSAFRVAEYNYYLEQFPDAQVRSAAALVPFSANWRRFRGWIEEYERQYPGFRGRVTLLGGFGKIRCRLMYLIFINNAYRFIEEIDQAGIPFAFTLYPGGGFHLGQEESDRKLRRVFSSPNFRKVIVTQKVTRDYLLQGEFCLPEQVEFIYGGVLPSELLQARQLPRRRYPTEKGSFDICFVAHKYMEGGIDKGFDVFTETARRLVAVCPDIRFHVVGTFGPSDLPSGGLEGKVTFYGTRTTDFFPSFYAGMDIILSPNVPFVLAPGAFDGFPTGCCIEAGLCGVAVFCSDPLDLNPCFVDREDIVIVPSNPARVTEIVLEYYRYPDRLYELAARCRDSFLRVFDIRRQMQPRLQALLSCMDGQGEKEGAAALAQEKGEEVTA from the coding sequence ATGAGCATCCCATCAGGCATATCCAGGCGCATAGGCGAGGTTTGCCGGACATTCCTGGCCCGCACCCGGCCGGCGACCGCCGCCGGCAAAGGGGGCAAGGCGGTGCCGTCCCTGGTGATCGTCGACGACATCTTCCCCAACTTGGTCTCCGCCTTCCGGGTGGCTGAGTACAACTACTACCTGGAGCAGTTCCCCGACGCACAGGTGCGCTCGGCCGCCGCCCTGGTCCCTTTCAGCGCCAACTGGCGCAGGTTCAGGGGCTGGATCGAGGAGTATGAACGGCAGTATCCCGGCTTCCGCGGCAGGGTCACCCTTCTTGGCGGCTTCGGGAAGATCCGGTGCCGGCTCATGTACCTGATCTTCATCAACAACGCGTACCGCTTCATCGAAGAGATCGATCAGGCGGGGATCCCTTTCGCGTTCACCCTCTACCCCGGCGGAGGGTTCCACCTGGGGCAGGAGGAGTCGGACAGGAAGTTGCGCAGGGTCTTCTCCTCGCCCAACTTCAGGAAGGTGATCGTGACGCAGAAGGTCACCAGGGATTACCTGTTGCAGGGAGAATTCTGCCTCCCCGAACAGGTCGAGTTCATCTACGGCGGCGTGTTGCCGTCGGAGCTTCTGCAGGCACGGCAGCTTCCCCGGAGGCGCTACCCGACTGAGAAGGGCAGCTTCGACATCTGTTTTGTGGCGCACAAGTACATGGAAGGGGGAATCGACAAGGGGTTCGACGTCTTCACCGAGACAGCGAGGCGCCTTGTGGCCGTCTGTCCCGACATCCGGTTCCACGTCGTCGGCACCTTCGGCCCAAGCGACCTCCCCTCGGGGGGGCTGGAAGGGAAGGTCACCTTCTACGGCACAAGGACTACCGACTTCTTCCCTTCCTTTTATGCGGGAATGGACATCATCTTGTCTCCCAACGTACCGTTCGTCCTCGCCCCGGGGGCCTTCGACGGTTTTCCCACCGGGTGCTGCATAGAGGCAGGGCTTTGCGGCGTCGCAGTTTTTTGCAGCGATCCGCTGGATCTAAACCCCTGCTTCGTCGACCGCGAAGACATCGTGATCGTTCCGAGCAACCCCGCGCGGGTGACGGAAATCGTCCTGGAATACTACCGATACCCGGACCGGCTCTACGAACTGGCTGCGCGCTGCCGAGACTCCTTCCTGAGAGTTTTCGACATCCGCCGGCAGATGCAGCCCAGGCTCCAAGCGCTGCTGTCCTGCATGGACGGTCAAGGGGAGAAGGAAGGCGCGGCTGCCCTGGCGCAGGAAAAGGGTGAAGAGGTGACGGCATGA
- a CDS encoding ABC transporter ATP-binding protein — translation MTMPAICVENLGKKYLISHRQREQYQALRDVITGGFSSAYRRLVKGAVPPPREEEFWALSGVSFDVKPGERVGIIGRNGAGKSTLLKVLSRITEPTAGSVRIRGRVASLLEVGTGFHPELTGRENIFLNGAILGMQRAEIKRKFDEIVDFAEIERFLDTPVKRYSSGMYVRLAFAVAAHLEPEILVVDEVLAVGDAQFQKKCLGKMEAVGQEGRTVIFVSHNMTAVQRLCRKAVWLEDGRVCRQGDAAALVAGYLKHCCEFANRRVWEDPALAPGNEHASLKSVTLLDAAGELLELADLAAPVIVEVEYLVHRPGAVLNLSLSLYSQDDVYVLASPSTSDPNWYLKGHPTGTFRSRCQIPGSLLNEGRFSLSVLLVQDGVQVIGLAERVVSFDMVDSGAGRGNFFGTWGGVVRPPLQWHTQVAAGVGGEQPAP, via the coding sequence ATGACCATGCCCGCGATCTGCGTTGAAAACCTCGGCAAGAAATACCTGATCTCCCACCGGCAACGCGAGCAGTACCAGGCGCTGCGCGACGTCATCACCGGCGGCTTCTCCTCTGCTTACCGACGTCTGGTGAAGGGGGCGGTTCCGCCCCCCCGGGAAGAGGAGTTCTGGGCCCTCAGCGGGGTCTCCTTCGACGTGAAGCCGGGGGAGCGCGTCGGCATCATCGGGCGCAACGGCGCCGGGAAATCGACCCTGCTCAAGGTGTTGAGCCGCATTACGGAGCCCACGGCTGGTTCGGTCCGCATCCGGGGCAGAGTGGCCAGCCTTTTAGAGGTTGGGACCGGCTTTCACCCAGAGCTGACCGGCCGCGAGAACATCTTCCTGAACGGGGCCATTCTCGGGATGCAGCGCGCTGAGATCAAGCGCAAGTTCGATGAGATCGTCGATTTCGCCGAGATCGAGCGTTTCCTGGACACCCCGGTCAAACGGTACTCTTCGGGGATGTACGTGCGCCTGGCTTTTGCGGTGGCCGCCCACCTGGAGCCGGAGATCCTTGTGGTGGACGAGGTGCTGGCTGTCGGCGACGCGCAGTTCCAGAAGAAATGCCTGGGCAAGATGGAGGCGGTGGGGCAGGAAGGACGGACCGTCATCTTTGTCAGCCACAACATGACAGCGGTGCAGCGGCTTTGCCGAAAGGCGGTCTGGCTGGAAGACGGCCGCGTCTGCCGGCAGGGGGACGCGGCCGCCCTGGTCGCCGGCTATCTCAAGCATTGCTGCGAGTTTGCCAACCGCAGGGTCTGGGAGGACCCGGCCCTGGCCCCCGGAAACGAGCACGCCTCGCTTAAGTCGGTGACCCTTCTCGACGCTGCCGGCGAGCTGCTGGAACTGGCGGATCTCGCCGCCCCCGTCATTGTCGAGGTCGAGTATCTAGTGCATCGGCCGGGAGCTGTCCTTAACCTCTCCCTTTCGCTTTACAGCCAGGACGACGTCTACGTCCTCGCTTCCCCGTCCACCAGCGATCCCAACTGGTACCTCAAGGGGCACCCGACCGGGACGTTCAGGAGCAGGTGCCAGATCCCTGGCTCCCTTCTCAACGAGGGGCGTTTCAGCCTCAGCGTGCTCCTGGTGCAGGACGGGGTGCAGGTCATCGGCCTCGCGGAGCGGGTGGTCTCTTTTGACATGGTCGATTCGGGCGCCGGCAGGGGGAATTTCTTCGGCACCTGGGGCGGCGTGGTGAGGCCCCCCCTTCAGTGGCACACCCAGGTAGCCGCCGGGGTGGGTGGGGAGCAGCCGGCGCCATGA